Proteins from a genomic interval of Nematostella vectensis chromosome 12, jaNemVect1.1, whole genome shotgun sequence:
- the LOC116607111 gene encoding uncharacterized protein LOC116607111 isoform X1: MGTRGDTYSVVNNGGTVAMGNGACINVTLSRGVSSTSRPREYFPSSNERKITPNQYFKDLPSTIAQRLQNMLRVNFSWKGLLSAVFPGITYEQMTQIDCFGVEAVEEAFQLMCERGVTLRKVVMALRSIERLDAVEMLAEAGYTENERTSKPLQESSVYSAFNMTSNKGVQEMAKTPVQEVTQLGAESMTSIGVQDVSEQTQETVTSIVAQEVTQQTQVVEMSLRGADITQHVTQHVTQHYRGGSFDRNQENRLIEIQQNSPENNSPDGYIIHQQGNVINEEPKQIWSDRCDLIQPKPSQGHATSSVLTKVTQSLMELLGLS; encoded by the exons GTGTTTCCAGTACATCGCGACCAAGAGAATATTTTCCATCCTCGAACGAAAGAAAAATTACACCAA ACCAATACTTCAAAGACCTACCATCAACAATAGCCCAACGCTTGCAAAATATGCTCCGTGTGAACTTCAGTTGGAAGGGGCTTCTCTCAGCGGTATTTCCGGGTATTACGTATGAGCAAATGACTCAGATAGATTGCTTTGGAGTCGAGGCTGTGGAAGAGGCCTTCCAGCTGATGTGCGAGAGAGGAGTTACGCTGAGGAAAGTCGTGATGGCGCTGAGGTCGATAGAGAGGCTAGACGCAGTGGAGATGCTGGCAGAGGCGGGGTATACGGAGAATGAGCGCACTTCGAAGCCATTACAAG AGAGCAGCGTATACTCTGCTTTTAACATGACTTCGAATAAGGGAGTGCAAGAGATGGCGAAAACACCTGTACAGGAAGTCACGCAACTGGGTGCGGAGAGCATGACATCGATTGGAGTACAAGATGTCTCTGAACAAACTCAAGAAACCGTGACATCAATAGTGGCGCAAGAAGTCACACAACAAACTCAAGTTGTCGAGATGTCATTGAGAGGTGCGGACATCACGCAACACGTCACGCAACACGTCACGCAACACTACAGAGGCGGGAGCTTCGATAGAAACCAAGAAAACCGCCTCATTGAAATTCAACAAAATAGCCCTGAGAACAATTCACCGGATGGTTATATCATTCATCAACAAGGCAACGTTATTAACGAGGAACCAAAACAAATCTGGTCAGATCGTTGTGACCTCATTCAGCCTAAACCATCACAAG ggcaCGCAACCTCCAGCGTATTGACAAAAGTAACTCAAAGCCTCATGGAACTGCTAGGACTAAGTTAG
- the LOC116607111 gene encoding uncharacterized protein LOC116607111 isoform X2, producing MGTRGDTYSVVNNGGVSSTSRPREYFPSSNERKITPNQYFKDLPSTIAQRLQNMLRVNFSWKGLLSAVFPGITYEQMTQIDCFGVEAVEEAFQLMCERGVTLRKVVMALRSIERLDAVEMLAEAGYTENERTSKPLQESSVYSAFNMTSNKGVQEMAKTPVQEVTQLGAESMTSIGVQDVSEQTQETVTSIVAQEVTQQTQVVEMSLRGADITQHVTQHVTQHYRGGSFDRNQENRLIEIQQNSPENNSPDGYIIHQQGNVINEEPKQIWSDRCDLIQPKPSQGHATSSVLTKVTQSLMELLGLS from the exons GTGTTTCCAGTACATCGCGACCAAGAGAATATTTTCCATCCTCGAACGAAAGAAAAATTACACCAA ACCAATACTTCAAAGACCTACCATCAACAATAGCCCAACGCTTGCAAAATATGCTCCGTGTGAACTTCAGTTGGAAGGGGCTTCTCTCAGCGGTATTTCCGGGTATTACGTATGAGCAAATGACTCAGATAGATTGCTTTGGAGTCGAGGCTGTGGAAGAGGCCTTCCAGCTGATGTGCGAGAGAGGAGTTACGCTGAGGAAAGTCGTGATGGCGCTGAGGTCGATAGAGAGGCTAGACGCAGTGGAGATGCTGGCAGAGGCGGGGTATACGGAGAATGAGCGCACTTCGAAGCCATTACAAG AGAGCAGCGTATACTCTGCTTTTAACATGACTTCGAATAAGGGAGTGCAAGAGATGGCGAAAACACCTGTACAGGAAGTCACGCAACTGGGTGCGGAGAGCATGACATCGATTGGAGTACAAGATGTCTCTGAACAAACTCAAGAAACCGTGACATCAATAGTGGCGCAAGAAGTCACACAACAAACTCAAGTTGTCGAGATGTCATTGAGAGGTGCGGACATCACGCAACACGTCACGCAACACGTCACGCAACACTACAGAGGCGGGAGCTTCGATAGAAACCAAGAAAACCGCCTCATTGAAATTCAACAAAATAGCCCTGAGAACAATTCACCGGATGGTTATATCATTCATCAACAAGGCAACGTTATTAACGAGGAACCAAAACAAATCTGGTCAGATCGTTGTGACCTCATTCAGCCTAAACCATCACAAG ggcaCGCAACCTCCAGCGTATTGACAAAAGTAACTCAAAGCCTCATGGAACTGCTAGGACTAAGTTAG